Proteins encoded within one genomic window of Lynx canadensis isolate LIC74 chromosome B4, mLynCan4.pri.v2, whole genome shotgun sequence:
- the MAP3K12 gene encoding mitogen-activated protein kinase kinase kinase 12 — MACLHETRTPSPSFGGFVSTLSEASMRKLDPDTSDCTPEKDLTPTQCVLRDVVPLSGQGGGGPSPSPGGEPPPEPFANSVLQLHEQDAGGPGGATGSPESRASRVRADEVRLQCQSGSGFLEGLFGCLRPVWTMIGKAYSTEHKQQQEDLWEVPFEEILDLQWVGSGAQGAVFLGRFHGEEVAVKKVRDLKETDIKHLRKLKHPNIITFKGVCTQAPCYCILMEFCAQGQLYEVLRAGRPVTPSLLVDWSMGIAGGMNYLHLHKIIHRDLKSPNMLITYDDVVKISDFGTSKELSDKSTKMSFAGTVAWMAPEVIRNEPVSEKVDIWSFGVVLWELLTGEIPYKDVDSSAIIWGVGSNSLHLPVPSSCPDGFKILLRQCWNSKPRNRPSFRQILLHLDIASADVLSTPQETYFKSQAEWREEVKLHFEKIKSEGTCLHRLEEELVMRRREELRHALDIREHYERKLERANNLYMELNALMLQLELKERELLRREQALERRCPGLLKSHPSRGLLHGNTMEKLIKKRNVPQKLSPHSKRPDILKTESLLPKLDAALSGVGLPGCPKGPPSPGRTRRGKTRHRKASAKGSCGDLPGLRAALPPHEPGGPGSPGGLGGGPSAWEACPPALRGLHHDLLLRKMSSSSPDLLSAALGARGRGATGGAGDPGSPPPARGDTPPSEGSAPGSTSPDSPGGAKGEPPPPVGPGDVGLLGTGREGTAGRGGSRAGSQHLTPAALLYRAAVTRSQKRGISSEEEEGEVDSEVELTSSQRWPQGLNMRQSLSTFSSENPSDGEEGTASEPSPSGTPEVGSTNTDERPDERSDDMCSQGSEIPLDPPASEVVPGPEPSSSSIPHQDLPRGEQGPPNSEDSDCDSTELDNSNSGETLQPPASLPP, encoded by the exons ATGGCCTGCCTCCACGAGACCCGCACACCCTCCCCTTCCTTTGGGGGTTTCGTGTCCACCCTAAGTGAGGCGTCCATGCGCAAGCTCGACCCAGACACTTCCGACTGCACCCCCGAGAAGGACCTGACGCCTACCCAGTGTGTACTTCGAGATGTGGTGCCGCTCAgcgggcagggtgggggcggACCTAGCCCCTCCCCAGGCGGAGAGCCACCCCCCGAGCCTTTTGCCAATAGTGTCCTGCAGCTTCACGAGCAGGATGCAGGGGGCCCAGGGGGAGCCACTGGGTCCCCTGAGAGTCGGGCGTCCAGAGTTCGAGCAGATGAGGTGCGGCTGCAGTGCCAGAGTGGCAGTGGCTTCCTGGAAGGGCTCTTCGGCTGCCTGCGCCCCGTCTGGACCATGATTGGCAAAGCCTACTCCACCGAGCACAAGCAGCAGCAGGAAG ACCTTTGGGAGGTCCCCTTTGAGGAAATCCTGGATCTGCAGTGGGTGGGCTCAGGGGCCCAGGGCGCTGTCTTCCTGGGGCGCTTCCACGGGGAGGAGGTGGCTGTGAAGAAGGTACGGGACCTGAAGGAGACTGACATCAAGCACCTCCGAAAGCTGAAGCACCCCAACATCATCACCTTCAA GGGCGTGtgcacccaggctccctgctacTGCATCCTCATGGAGTTCTGCGCCCAGGGCCAGCTGTACGAGGTACTGCGGGCCGGCCGCCCTGTCACCCCCTCATTGCTGGTTGACTGGTCCATGGGCATCGCCGGTGGCATGAACTACCTGCACCTGCACAAGATTATCCATAGAGACCTCAAGTCCCCCAA CATGCTAATCACGTACGACGATGTGGTGAAGATCTCCGATTTTGGCACTTCCAAGGAGCTGAGTGACAAGAGCACCAAGATGTCCTTTGCAGGGACAGTAGCCTGGATGGCCCCTGAAGTGATCCGCAATGAGCCTGTGTCTGAGAAGGTCGACATCTG GTCCTTTGGTGTGGTGCTGTGGGAACTGCTGACTGGAGAGATCCCCTACAAAGACGTGGATTCCTCAGCCATCATCTGGGGCGTAGGAAGCAACAGTCTCCATCTGCCTGTGCCCTCCAGCTGCCCCGACGGCTTCAAAATCCTGCTTCGCCAGTGCTG GAACAGCAAGCCACGAAATCGTCCATCATTCCGTCAGATCCTGCTGCATCTGGACATAGCCTCAGCCGACGTCCTCTCCACACCCCAGGAGACTTACTTTAAGTCCCAG GCAGAGTGGCGCGAAGAGGTAAAGCTgcactttgaaaaaattaagtcAGAAGGGACCTGTCTGCACCGCCTAGAAGAGGAGCTGGTGATGCGGAGGCGGGAGGAGCTCag ACACGCCTTGGACATCAGGGAGCACTATGAAAGGAAGTTGGAGAGAGCCAACAACCTGTACATGGAACTTAATGCACTCATGCTGCAGCTGGAGCTCAAGGAGCGGGAGCTGCTCAG GAGGGAACAAGCTTTAGAGAGGAGGTGCCCAGGTCTGCTGAAGTCACACCCTTCCCGAGGCCTCCTGCATGGGAACACGATGGAGAAGCTCATCAAGAAGAGGAACGTCCCACAGAAACTGTCACCCCACAGTAAAAG gcCAGATATCCTCAAGACTGAATCTTTGCTACCTAAACTTGATGCTGCCCTGAGTGGGGTGGGGCTTCCTGGGTGTCCTAAGGGCCCTCCCTCGCCAGGACGGACTCGCCGTGGGAAGACTCGTCACCGCAAGGCCAGCGCCAAGGGCAGCTGCGGAGACCTGCCTGGGCTTCGTGCAGCTTTGCCGCCCCATGAACCTGGGGGACCAGGAAGCCCAGGGGGGCTAGGAGGGGGACCCTCAGCCTGGGAGgcctgccctccagccctccGTGGGCTCCACCATGACCTCCTGCTACGAAAGATGTCGTCATCGTCCCCGGATCTGCTGTCAGCAGCACTGGGAGCCCGGGGCCGAGGGGCCACGGGGGGAGCAGGGGATCCTGGCTCACCACCTCCAGCCCGGGGAGACACCCCGCCGAGTGAGGGCTCAGCACCTGGCTCCACCAGCCCAGATTCACCTGGGGGAGCCAAAGGGGAGCCACCTCCACCAGTAGGGCCTGGTGACGTAGGGCTGCTGGGAactggaagggaagggacagcGGGACGGGGAGGAAGCCGGGCTGGGTCCCAACACTTGACCCCAGCTGCACTGCTGTACAGGGCTGCTGTCACCCGAAGCCAG AAACGTGGCATCTcatcagaggaagaggaaggagaagtggACAGTGAGGTAGAGCTGACATCGAGCCAGAG GTGGCCTCAGGGTCTGAACATGCGCCAGTCActatccaccttcagctcagagAATCCATCTGATGGGGAGGAGGGCACAGCCAGTGAGCCTTCCCCCAGTGGCACACCTGAAGTCGGCAGTACCAACACGGATGAGCGGCCGGATGAACGGTCTGATGACATGTGTTCCCAGGGCTCAGAAATCCCACTGGACCCACCTGCTTCAGAGGTGGTTCCTGGCCCCGAACCCAGCTCCTCATCCATCCCACACCAGGACCTACCCAGAGGGGAGCAG GGCCCTCCCAATTCTGAGGACTCAGACTGTGACAGCACTGAACTGGACAACTCCAACAGTGGTGAAACCTTGcagcctccagcctccctccctccatga